A region of Allocoleopsis franciscana PCC 7113 DNA encodes the following proteins:
- a CDS encoding NAD(P)H-quinone oxidoreductase subunit F, producing the protein MAQFFLETAWLIPCYALMGSILAIPWSPSLIRRTGPRPAGYINALMTLVAFLHGLIALSATWNQPAQEILIPWLQVVDLDLTIPLEFSSITIGATLVISGINLLAQIYAIGYMEMDWGWARFYSLLALFEAGMCALVLCNSLFFSYIILEVLTLGTYLLVGFWFNQSLVVTGARDAFLTKRVGDLFLLMGVIALYPLAGTWNFSELAEWASTANVDPKVAALLGLALIAGPMGKCAQFPLHLWLDLAMEGPVPSTILRNAVVVCTGAWVLIKLEPIIALSPLAASATLIIGAVTALGGTMVAIAQIDIKRTLSYLVSAYMGLVFIAVGTGQSETALTLMLTYAVSMALLVMSIGGIVWNSITQDVTKLGGLWAKRPASAFSYLVGAAGLVAVPPLGGFFALLQVGDHLSSTYPWFLGLLLLVNGLATFSLTRVFGLVFGGKPKPMSERSPEVHWPMALPMLLLMGFTLHVPLILLQWQLIPDWSTLNTTVAGLLVLSSAVGCTLGSFIYLNNGFAKPVRFGNKSLQDLFAYDFYTQKVYRLTIVFVVDLVSRAISWADRYIVDGVVNLVGILTVFSGQSLKYNVSGQTQFYALTILFGIVLFGIVVSWPLLARLSLIVNGF; encoded by the coding sequence ATGGCTCAATTCTTCTTGGAAACGGCTTGGTTAATACCTTGCTATGCGTTGATGGGTTCGATTTTAGCGATACCTTGGTCTCCTAGCCTTATCCGTCGCACGGGACCTAGACCAGCAGGTTACATCAATGCATTAATGACCCTCGTCGCCTTCTTACACGGTTTAATTGCTTTATCGGCGACTTGGAATCAACCCGCACAAGAAATACTAATTCCTTGGCTTCAAGTGGTCGATCTCGATCTGACCATTCCCTTGGAATTTTCTTCGATTACCATTGGCGCGACTCTTGTCATTTCAGGAATAAACCTGCTGGCACAAATCTACGCTATTGGTTACATGGAAATGGATTGGGGTTGGGCACGCTTCTATTCGCTACTGGCATTATTTGAAGCTGGGATGTGTGCGCTTGTCCTCTGCAACTCGTTGTTTTTCAGCTACATTATTCTGGAAGTCCTCACCCTCGGAACTTACCTCTTAGTCGGGTTTTGGTTCAATCAGTCTTTAGTGGTTACAGGTGCTAGAGATGCATTCTTAACCAAGCGGGTGGGCGATTTATTTCTGCTGATGGGGGTTATTGCTCTCTATCCCTTGGCAGGAACCTGGAATTTTTCGGAACTCGCCGAATGGGCAAGTACGGCGAACGTAGACCCAAAAGTTGCGGCGCTATTAGGTTTGGCTTTAATTGCAGGACCGATGGGCAAATGTGCCCAGTTTCCTCTCCATCTGTGGCTGGATTTAGCAATGGAAGGACCAGTTCCCAGCACGATTTTGCGGAACGCAGTGGTTGTCTGCACCGGTGCTTGGGTACTCATTAAGCTTGAACCCATTATCGCGCTTTCTCCCTTGGCGGCATCAGCCACATTAATTATTGGTGCCGTGACAGCGTTGGGCGGTACGATGGTTGCGATCGCGCAAATTGACATCAAACGCACCCTTTCCTATCTGGTTAGCGCTTACATGGGTTTGGTGTTTATTGCCGTCGGCACTGGACAGAGCGAAACGGCCCTAACATTAATGTTGACCTACGCCGTATCAATGGCTCTGCTGGTCATGAGCATCGGTGGTATTGTCTGGAACAGCATCACCCAAGATGTTACTAAGTTAGGGGGGCTATGGGCTAAAAGACCAGCTTCGGCATTCTCCTACCTCGTCGGTGCTGCTGGCTTAGTGGCGGTACCTCCTCTAGGTGGTTTCTTTGCTCTATTGCAAGTAGGCGACCATCTTTCTAGCACTTACCCCTGGTTTCTGGGATTATTGCTACTGGTGAATGGTCTAGCGACCTTTAGCTTAACCCGTGTATTCGGCTTAGTGTTTGGCGGCAAACCCAAGCCAATGAGTGAGCGATCGCCCGAAGTTCACTGGCCGATGGCGTTACCCATGTTGCTCTTAATGGGCTTTACCCTCCACGTTCCGCTCATCCTCCTGCAATGGCAACTGATACCAGACTGGTCAACCTTGAATACAACGGTTGCTGGCCTGCTAGTTTTGTCTAGTGCAGTGGGTTGTACTCTTGGGTCATTCATTTATCTCAACAACGGCTTTGCCAAACCCGTGCGCTTTGGCAACAAATCCCTGCAAGACCTCTTTGCCTACGACTTTTACACCCAGAAGGTTTACCGCTTAACCATTGTATTTGTGGTTGACCTAGTCTCCAGAGCTATTTCCTGGGCTGACCGCTATATCGTTGACGGTGTGGTCAATTTAGTAGGGATATTAACCGTATTCAGCGGACAGAGCTTAAAGTACAACGTTTCCGGTCAGACCCAGTTTTATGCCCTAACGATTCTATTTGGAATAGTGTTGTTTGGAATTGTCGTGAGCTGGCCTTTGTTGGCTCGTCTGTCGCTGATCGTTAATGGCTTTTGA
- a CDS encoding N-acetylglucosamine kinase yields MSLVLGIDGGGTKTVCVLMNDTGQVLGRGEAGASNYQSVGKSAALCSIESAITQATASFQAVPVEAICLGVAGVDRPADIQVVETFVQQLQLSDSLPITWALRPSTIVIGNDALIALVGGLGHCVGVVAIAGTGSIIFGRNSTGCTKRVGGWGHLLGDAGGAYHLAISGLRSALKAYDGCDAATTLQERFKQHLGLSSLEELVNVIYQPGWSVKDIAALAPIVAQEATSGDAVALGIIEEAVKELVKATQVVVDSLFSPSDIVEVVTTGSVWQGFSLMREQFEAAFVTHKPGVKIVSPRYEPAYGAGLLALETLSNC; encoded by the coding sequence ATGAGCTTGGTGTTAGGCATTGATGGGGGAGGAACCAAAACAGTTTGTGTCCTCATGAACGATACCGGTCAAGTGCTGGGACGGGGTGAAGCGGGTGCGTCTAATTATCAGAGTGTCGGTAAGTCAGCGGCTTTGTGTTCCATTGAATCGGCTATTACTCAGGCAACGGCTAGCTTCCAGGCTGTCCCAGTTGAAGCCATTTGTTTGGGAGTAGCCGGTGTCGATCGCCCCGCCGATATCCAAGTCGTTGAGACTTTCGTACAACAGTTACAGTTGAGCGACTCACTTCCTATCACTTGGGCTTTGCGACCCTCAACGATTGTAATTGGGAACGATGCGTTGATTGCCTTAGTGGGAGGACTGGGTCATTGTGTCGGAGTAGTTGCGATCGCAGGCACCGGTTCCATTATTTTTGGGCGAAATTCAACCGGATGTACCAAGCGAGTAGGAGGCTGGGGGCATCTTTTAGGAGACGCTGGCGGCGCTTATCATCTTGCTATTTCGGGTTTGCGATCGGCACTGAAAGCTTATGATGGATGCGATGCTGCCACCACTCTTCAAGAGCGATTTAAACAGCATCTCGGTTTATCGAGTTTAGAAGAGTTAGTCAATGTCATCTATCAGCCAGGGTGGAGTGTTAAAGACATAGCGGCGTTAGCACCGATTGTGGCTCAAGAAGCGACCTCAGGAGACGCGGTTGCCCTTGGTATTATTGAAGAGGCTGTTAAAGAATTAGTCAAAGCTACACAAGTAGTTGTTGATAGCCTTTTTAGCCCTTCCGACATTGTTGAAGTGGTGACAACAGGAAGTGTATGGCAGGGTTTTTCTTTAATGCGTGAGCAATTTGAAGCAGCTTTTGTCACCCACAAGCCTGGGGTAAAGATAGTTTCTCCTCGTTACGAACCTGCCTATGGGGCTGGCTTGTTAGCGTTAGAAACGCTCTCTAATTGCTAA
- a CDS encoding IS1634 family transposase yields MQVMNLDHLGLVAGIIDEIGLVEQIDLRLGQDSRGKVSAGLVVKAMILNGLGFVSAPLYLFSRFFEGKATEHLIGTGVKPEHLNDDRLGRVLDELFLAGLTRCFVSIAMKAIAKFGVSIETAHLDSTSFHLHGEYETANDEVVVTQKTEDGTRVEIEVAPKAIHLTYGYSRDHRSDLKQFVMNLICGGEGGIPLFLEMADGNQDDKTKFAHLFEEFQKQWTFEGIHIADSALYTADNLKRMKQLKYHTLEAVEIIEQDHYSQPGRPAKQTRPTHKTYHIQATLVVNETVLEQQRQQAGRFILATNVLDKEQLNNDAVLSEYKEQQSTERGFSFLKDPLFFADSVFLKDPGRIAAVGMVMGLCLLVYNLGQAALRQALVQADESLPNQLKKPTQRPTLRWIFQCFQAVHLLVIDGVEQIANLTDERLKILRFFSQACRDYYLLC; encoded by the coding sequence ATGCAGGTAATGAACCTCGACCACTTGGGTCTGGTGGCAGGTATTATTGACGAAATCGGGCTGGTGGAACAAATAGACCTGCGGTTGGGGCAAGACAGCCGAGGAAAAGTCAGTGCAGGTCTTGTGGTCAAAGCAATGATTCTCAACGGACTGGGCTTTGTGTCAGCCCCACTGTACTTATTTAGTCGATTTTTTGAAGGGAAAGCTACAGAACACCTGATTGGAACCGGAGTCAAGCCAGAACATCTCAATGATGACCGCCTGGGACGAGTGCTTGATGAACTGTTCCTGGCAGGACTAACCCGTTGCTTCGTCAGCATTGCCATGAAAGCTATCGCCAAGTTTGGAGTGAGTATTGAGACAGCGCACTTAGACTCGACCTCATTTCATCTGCATGGCGAGTATGAAACAGCCAATGACGAAGTGGTAGTCACTCAAAAGACAGAAGATGGCACAAGAGTAGAAATTGAGGTAGCGCCGAAAGCGATTCACCTAACGTATGGATATTCTCGTGACCATAGAAGTGACCTCAAACAATTCGTGATGAATCTGATATGTGGTGGAGAGGGTGGTATACCGTTATTTTTAGAGATGGCAGATGGCAATCAAGACGACAAGACAAAGTTTGCCCATCTGTTTGAGGAGTTTCAGAAACAGTGGACTTTTGAGGGAATACACATAGCAGATAGTGCTTTGTACACTGCCGACAACCTCAAGCGGATGAAGCAGTTGAAATATCACACCCTAGAAGCAGTAGAAATCATTGAGCAAGACCATTACTCCCAACCGGGAAGACCAGCAAAGCAAACTCGACCCACTCACAAAACCTATCACATTCAAGCCACATTGGTAGTCAATGAAACTGTCCTAGAACAACAAAGACAGCAAGCGGGACGATTCATTCTCGCCACCAATGTCCTAGACAAGGAACAATTGAATAATGATGCAGTCCTGAGTGAGTACAAAGAGCAGCAGAGTACGGAACGGGGCTTTAGCTTTCTCAAAGACCCTCTGTTTTTTGCTGATAGTGTTTTCCTGAAAGACCCAGGTCGCATTGCTGCTGTAGGGATGGTTATGGGATTGTGTCTGTTGGTCTACAACTTGGGACAGGCAGCTTTACGTCAAGCCTTAGTTCAAGCTGATGAAAGCCTCCCTAATCAATTAAAAAAGCCGACTCAGCGTCCCACCCTCCGCTGGATATTTCAGTGTTTCCAAGCGGTGCATTTGTTAGTGATTGATGGGGTTGAGCAAATTGCCAATCTTACCGATGAACGCTTAAAGATTTTGCGCTTTTTCTCTCAAGCTTGCCGGGACTACTATCTATTGTGCTGA
- a CDS encoding agenet domain-containing protein, with protein MEHNQQDWEPEKTWIFAVGILEWEYGETWAPFPDAVEGRFDEKLVDFFYSKGVPEEQIVYLQDGEATLDQIQESLTELLSNTNEDDLFILYFAGHGDWDSESGEHYFINYDANPDDRDNYWSIPSIYDDIESNFNGSKVLLLADCCFSGGLIDELKKRETDLAYACVTSAYSHNSSTGEWTFTEALYKGLLGDPVVDLDGDHIVTLYDFARYAELEMAFIEEQKSMFLTTHDFDPQMQLASVSDEIEPIEGKRVEVEYEEEWYKAKTLERNNGETLIQYLGYDQEQEWVDEERIRPYKPEMFGIGEAVEVEYGEEWYSATVKKAWYGLHCVSYDDFSEEWDEWVGSDRIREPQ; from the coding sequence GTGGAACACAATCAACAGGATTGGGAACCAGAGAAAACATGGATTTTTGCGGTAGGAATTCTCGAATGGGAATATGGAGAAACCTGGGCACCTTTCCCAGATGCGGTGGAAGGTCGGTTTGATGAAAAACTCGTCGATTTCTTCTATTCTAAGGGAGTTCCAGAGGAACAAATCGTTTACTTGCAAGATGGAGAGGCGACTTTAGATCAGATTCAAGAAAGCTTGACTGAACTGTTGTCGAATACCAACGAAGATGACTTATTTATTTTGTATTTTGCGGGTCACGGAGATTGGGATTCTGAATCAGGTGAACATTATTTTATCAATTACGATGCCAACCCCGACGACCGAGATAACTATTGGTCTATTCCTTCAATTTATGACGACATTGAGAGCAATTTCAATGGCTCTAAAGTGTTGCTTTTGGCGGATTGTTGCTTTTCTGGGGGGTTGATTGATGAACTGAAAAAGCGAGAGACAGACCTTGCTTATGCTTGTGTGACTTCAGCTTATTCTCATAACAGTTCAACGGGTGAGTGGACGTTCACAGAGGCTTTATACAAGGGTTTGTTGGGCGATCCAGTGGTTGATTTAGATGGCGATCATATCGTGACGCTCTATGATTTTGCTCGATATGCTGAATTGGAAATGGCTTTTATCGAGGAACAAAAATCGATGTTTCTCACCACCCATGATTTTGACCCGCAGATGCAGTTAGCCAGTGTGTCAGATGAGATTGAACCCATAGAGGGAAAGCGGGTAGAGGTTGAGTACGAAGAAGAATGGTATAAAGCGAAGACTCTGGAACGAAATAATGGTGAAACTTTAATTCAGTATCTTGGCTATGATCAGGAACAAGAATGGGTGGACGAGGAGCGAATTCGTCCCTACAAACCGGAAATGTTTGGCATTGGTGAAGCGGTAGAGGTGGAATATGGAGAAGAATGGTATTCTGCCACTGTAAAAAAGGCTTGGTATGGCCTCCACTGTGTCAGTTATGATGATTTTTCGGAAGAGTGGGATGAATGGGTAGGGAGCGATCGCATCCGAGAACCCCAATAG
- a CDS encoding NADH-quinone oxidoreductase subunit M encodes MLSTLIWLPLLGAAIIGFFPGNAAGTRIRSIAIAIAAAILLVTIWLGFQFDITNSGMQFQESLPWIPQIGLTYKLGVDGLSFPLLALSNLLTLIVIFSGRIELDRSRLKYALILLVNAGVAGAFLAQNLLLFLLFYEVILIPLYLLIAIWGGEKREYAAMKFLIYTAVSGILILGAFLGITWLSHSTSFDYGAINTQGLSLTVQLILLTAILVGFGIKIPLVPLHTWMPDAYVEASPVVAIILGGMVAKLGTYGLVRFGLQLFPETWALVAPGLSIIGVISVMYGALSAISQKDIKRMVAYSSIGHMGYIVVAAAALTPLSLLGAVSQMVSHGLILAILFYLVGIIEAKVGTRDLDVLNGLMNPTRGLPLVSALLILSGMASAGIPGLVGFVAEFMVFQGSYLAFPWQTLLCIFASGLTAVYFVILLNRTCFGKLDNKTSYYPKVLFPEKAPAFVLAALILLLGIQPTWLVRWMEPTTTAIIAAASTGNNQQLALNSQPNVATNK; translated from the coding sequence ATGCTGAGTACCTTGATTTGGCTACCCTTATTAGGAGCTGCAATAATTGGGTTTTTCCCAGGAAATGCAGCGGGGACGCGGATACGTTCTATCGCAATTGCGATCGCCGCCGCTATCTTATTGGTTACGATTTGGCTTGGTTTTCAGTTTGATATAACCAATTCAGGAATGCAGTTTCAAGAATCTTTGCCCTGGATTCCCCAAATTGGCTTAACCTATAAACTGGGCGTTGATGGGTTATCCTTTCCCTTACTAGCTCTTAGCAATTTGCTGACATTAATCGTCATCTTTAGCGGTCGGATTGAGCTCGATCGTTCTCGCCTCAAATACGCTCTAATTCTGCTCGTTAATGCTGGTGTTGCCGGAGCGTTTCTCGCCCAGAATTTACTGCTGTTTCTCCTGTTCTACGAAGTAATCTTAATTCCCCTCTACCTATTAATTGCAATTTGGGGAGGTGAGAAGCGGGAATATGCAGCGATGAAGTTTCTCATCTATACAGCAGTATCCGGGATTCTGATTCTGGGTGCATTCTTGGGGATAACGTGGCTTTCCCACTCCACCAGTTTCGACTATGGCGCAATTAACACGCAAGGATTATCCTTAACGGTTCAGCTCATTCTCTTAACCGCGATTTTGGTGGGATTTGGGATCAAAATTCCACTGGTTCCCTTGCATACCTGGATGCCAGATGCTTATGTTGAAGCTTCTCCAGTGGTAGCGATTATTTTAGGTGGCATGGTTGCTAAGTTGGGAACTTATGGTTTGGTAAGGTTTGGCTTGCAGCTATTTCCCGAAACTTGGGCACTTGTGGCTCCGGGACTATCGATTATTGGCGTAATCAGCGTAATGTATGGGGCACTGAGTGCGATCTCGCAAAAAGACATCAAGCGCATGGTCGCTTATAGCTCCATCGGTCACATGGGCTATATCGTTGTCGCCGCTGCCGCACTTACGCCATTAAGCCTCTTGGGTGCTGTTTCCCAGATGGTGAGTCACGGTTTAATCCTGGCAATTTTGTTTTATTTGGTTGGTATTATCGAAGCCAAAGTTGGCACCCGCGACTTGGATGTTCTCAATGGTTTGATGAATCCCACGCGAGGTTTACCCTTAGTCAGCGCCCTCCTCATTTTAAGTGGAATGGCTAGCGCCGGAATTCCTGGTTTAGTGGGTTTTGTCGCTGAATTTATGGTGTTCCAAGGCAGTTATCTGGCTTTCCCTTGGCAAACGCTGTTGTGTATTTTTGCCTCTGGCTTAACTGCCGTTTACTTCGTGATTTTGCTAAACCGCACCTGCTTTGGCAAACTCGACAACAAAACATCGTACTATCCCAAAGTCCTGTTCCCTGAAAAAGCCCCTGCTTTCGTTTTAGCCGCCCTCATCTTGTTACTAGGAATACAACCGACTTGGTTAGTGCGCTGGATGGAGCCGACTACCACAGCAATTATTGCTGCGGCTTCAACTGGAAATAATCAGCAACTAGCGCTCAACTCTCAGCCAAACGTGGCAACAAACAAATAG
- a CDS encoding DUF6263 family protein: protein MQKSLFVGCLVLLMAGCAQKPPSTTTSAESPSKSAQLSQESAKTPAAAQSNVELINAGTEPKQQLRFTPGANTKQTLQMTMDMDMAMSVGGQTQPAFDSPPIKMTMESEVTKVDANGDIHTDFSYSDADVVAAKNTPPELVNAMRSQVKKLVGLRGSMIVDNQGNTKQANFNTPETLDPNTKKMVEQMVTSLKQLSSPVPSEAVGVGAKWKIPNSVTANGMTMNQSSTYELVDLKDNVASLQVSMEQQAGEQKINPQGLPPGASIDLKSMNSQGNGKLKLALNKVMPVSSTMSMRSKSQMSVKDPNSEKSTAMDMNVSVEMALESK, encoded by the coding sequence ATGCAAAAATCATTGTTCGTTGGCTGTCTCGTTCTGCTTATGGCTGGATGCGCCCAAAAGCCTCCCTCTACAACCACCAGTGCTGAAAGTCCGTCCAAGAGTGCACAGCTTTCCCAGGAGTCCGCCAAAACCCCTGCCGCTGCACAAAGTAACGTCGAACTGATTAATGCCGGAACTGAACCTAAGCAGCAACTGCGTTTCACACCTGGGGCGAACACCAAGCAAACGCTACAAATGACTATGGATATGGACATGGCAATGTCTGTAGGAGGGCAAACTCAGCCAGCCTTTGATAGTCCACCCATTAAGATGACGATGGAGTCGGAAGTCACAAAAGTGGATGCTAACGGGGATATTCACACAGATTTTTCCTATTCGGATGCAGATGTTGTTGCGGCTAAGAATACCCCACCTGAACTGGTTAACGCGATGCGATCGCAAGTTAAAAAGCTGGTTGGCTTACGCGGTTCTATGATTGTCGATAACCAGGGAAACACGAAACAGGCAAACTTTAATACGCCTGAGACACTCGACCCCAACACGAAAAAAATGGTTGAGCAAATGGTGACTTCCCTCAAGCAACTTTCCTCACCCGTTCCCTCAGAAGCCGTTGGAGTGGGTGCCAAGTGGAAGATTCCGAACTCGGTTACGGCTAATGGCATGACGATGAATCAGAGTTCCACCTATGAGTTAGTTGATTTAAAGGATAATGTCGCCTCCTTGCAAGTGAGCATGGAACAGCAGGCAGGAGAACAAAAAATCAACCCACAAGGTTTACCTCCTGGTGCTTCTATTGACCTCAAATCCATGAATTCTCAAGGCAATGGGAAGCTCAAGTTGGCGTTGAATAAAGTCATGCCCGTTAGTTCCACCATGTCCATGCGTTCTAAGTCACAGATGAGTGTGAAAGACCCGAACAGTGAAAAATCCACAGCAATGGATATGAATGTATCGGTTGAGATGGCTCTCGAATCTAAGTGA
- a CDS encoding fasciclin domain-containing protein, whose amino-acid sequence MPDIVDIAVSAGSFETLVTAVKAAGLVETLKSPGPFTVFAPNDDAFAKLPPGTIQTLVQNIPQLTRILKYHVVSGKLTKADLEKVDSVTSVEGSSIRIDTSDGFEVKNATVLAADIEADNGVIHVIDTVILMG is encoded by the coding sequence GTGCCTGATATTGTTGATATTGCGGTTAGCGCGGGTTCTTTCGAGACTCTAGTAACCGCTGTCAAAGCGGCTGGATTAGTAGAGACACTGAAAAGTCCCGGCCCTTTTACTGTCTTTGCACCGAATGACGATGCTTTTGCCAAACTCCCACCGGGAACAATACAAACCCTCGTGCAGAACATTCCTCAGCTAACTCGAATTTTGAAGTATCACGTCGTCTCTGGCAAGTTAACAAAAGCTGATTTGGAAAAAGTGGATTCAGTTACCTCTGTTGAAGGTTCATCGATTAGGATTGATACCTCTGATGGTTTTGAGGTAAAAAATGCCACGGTTCTAGCCGCAGATATCGAAGCTGATAACGGTGTCATTCATGTTATTGATACAGTAATTCTGATGGGATAG
- a CDS encoding Uma2 family endonuclease: MTEILNEIALPPPFPDHTQLPESDGSFVKNFQEHPQSLILTDSINSTLQRLHPDGQYCIGQDCGIYWRETEPPEKGAEAPDWFYVPNVPPRLDGVIRRSYVLWREYITPTIALEFASGDGSEERDRTPLSRSEMGEVTKPGKFWVYERVMRIPYYGIYIVSHGTLEMYHLVNTSYERMTPNERGHYSITPMQVELGVWRGIFLNNPEQLWLRWWDLDGNLLLTGHEQVDIERQEKEQALQQLEQEQQKRQQLAQRLKSLTPEQLQALGIDAEMLN, translated from the coding sequence ATGACTGAGATACTAAATGAAATTGCTCTACCACCTCCATTCCCCGACCATACTCAGTTGCCAGAATCCGATGGTAGTTTCGTGAAAAATTTTCAGGAGCATCCCCAAAGCCTGATTCTGACGGATTCAATCAATTCCACCTTGCAACGACTGCATCCAGATGGACAATATTGCATTGGACAAGATTGCGGTATTTACTGGCGAGAGACTGAACCACCGGAGAAAGGAGCAGAGGCACCTGACTGGTTTTATGTGCCGAATGTGCCACCTCGATTAGATGGTGTAATTCGCCGCTCCTATGTGCTGTGGCGAGAGTACATTACACCTACCATTGCCTTAGAGTTTGCCTCTGGTGATGGCAGTGAGGAACGAGATAGAACTCCGTTATCTCGCTCTGAAATGGGAGAAGTCACAAAACCGGGTAAGTTTTGGGTCTACGAGCGGGTGATGCGAATTCCTTACTATGGCATCTATATAGTTAGCCACGGCACTCTGGAGATGTATCACTTGGTTAATACCTCCTATGAGAGGATGACTCCCAATGAGCGGGGACACTATTCCATTACTCCGATGCAAGTAGAGTTGGGAGTGTGGCGGGGAATCTTCTTGAATAACCCAGAACAACTCTGGTTGCGTTGGTGGGACTTAGATGGAAATTTGTTGTTAACGGGACATGAGCAAGTAGATATTGAGCGCCAGGAGAAAGAGCAAGCCTTGCAACAGTTAGAGCAAGAGCAGCAAAAGCGGCAGCAGTTGGCACAGCGGCTTAAATCGCTCACTCCGGAACAACTTCAAGCTTTGGGAATTGATGCTGAAATGCTGAATTGA
- a CDS encoding CO2 hydration protein: protein MTTTLDKSTASEPTKPKLPPSKHEFADVIHRLEAGGAMIPDTPENLMQIIGIWKAYAVPMDFYWRDLLYIGERVFLDPLPFFKYFLPKEYLELHNHYAGDDADLRIWRGEATAHPELLEFIEKGETGKMPKLLHHLWHDRINMEFAEACMRAMLWHRNMYAPVNQFDPYLDSEEYKANADRAIKAYFKGNPVMLGLHKMFPEMFLEQCRQASYYSNLGLFWEVMAPVFFEVSDLYDEGKITTVPEAMNFLVNGIFAIAGRPIYHHVYIRGECYEIIPKSKGFTWLYEAALPYVEAVFYRTAPFRGTKSYNAQAGEVPDDQKDFHYGVLYADKFPVGTAGIPPTLLMQDMLHFLPPYLKEFYAKRCRDEDDILNQIAVTFQRSMYCVTSAVFQALRTALLYPLDDPNPKHLQANRAFFEAQLDRFCRPEYGMRNAARLGAIQTADYR from the coding sequence ATGACTACAACTCTAGATAAATCTACGGCCAGTGAACCAACTAAACCTAAATTACCCCCTTCTAAGCACGAATTTGCTGATGTCATTCACCGCCTAGAAGCAGGTGGTGCCATGATACCGGATACGCCAGAGAATCTCATGCAAATTATCGGCATTTGGAAGGCGTATGCTGTACCGATGGATTTTTACTGGCGCGACTTGCTTTATATAGGGGAACGTGTCTTTTTAGATCCCCTTCCCTTCTTTAAATACTTCCTACCCAAAGAGTATTTAGAACTGCACAATCATTACGCTGGCGATGATGCAGACTTGCGAATTTGGCGGGGAGAAGCCACTGCTCATCCCGAACTTTTGGAGTTTATCGAGAAGGGTGAAACAGGCAAAATGCCCAAGTTGCTCCATCACTTGTGGCATGACCGGATTAATATGGAGTTCGCTGAAGCTTGTATGCGGGCGATGCTTTGGCATCGGAATATGTATGCGCCAGTGAATCAATTTGACCCCTACTTAGATTCGGAAGAATACAAAGCCAACGCAGATAGAGCAATTAAGGCTTACTTTAAGGGCAATCCAGTGATGCTGGGACTCCATAAGATGTTCCCAGAGATGTTTTTGGAGCAGTGCCGTCAGGCGTCTTATTACAGTAACTTAGGGCTATTCTGGGAAGTGATGGCTCCGGTTTTCTTTGAAGTTTCCGACCTTTATGATGAGGGGAAAATTACAACAGTTCCGGAGGCGATGAACTTTTTGGTAAATGGAATTTTTGCGATCGCCGGTCGTCCCATTTACCACCACGTCTACATCCGGGGTGAATGCTACGAAATTATCCCCAAATCGAAGGGCTTCACCTGGTTGTATGAAGCCGCACTTCCTTACGTTGAAGCTGTTTTTTATCGCACTGCACCATTTAGGGGAACGAAATCTTATAATGCTCAAGCTGGAGAAGTTCCGGACGATCAGAAAGACTTCCACTATGGGGTTCTCTACGCCGATAAATTCCCGGTTGGTACGGCGGGTATTCCTCCCACATTACTGATGCAGGATATGCTGCATTTCCTACCTCCTTATCTCAAGGAATTTTATGCCAAGCGTTGTCGGGATGAGGATGATATTTTAAATCAAATTGCGGTAACGTTCCAGCGATCGATGTACTGTGTTACCTCTGCGGTATTCCAAGCGTTGCGGACGGCGTTGCTTTATCCGTTAGATGACCCAAATCCGAAGCATTTGCAAGCCAATCGGGCGTTTTTTGAGGCGCAATTGGATCGGTTCTGTCGTCCGGAGTATGGGATGCGGAATGCGGCGCGTTTAGGGGCTATTCAGACGGCGGATTATCGGTAG